One stretch of Candidatus Aminicenantes bacterium DNA includes these proteins:
- a CDS encoding TatA/E family twin arginine-targeting protein translocase, producing the protein MFGNIGMPEMMIIMVVALLVFGPKKLPEIGRSVGKAIREFKKSTEEIKDRFEEQIRADDFKSIQADIQKDIQDIKDVTTDEEGKKIT; encoded by the coding sequence ATGTTCGGTAACATCGGTATGCCCGAGATGATGATCATCATGGTCGTCGCTCTGCTCGTATTCGGCCCCAAAAAGCTCCCCGAGATCGGGCGCTCGGTCGGCAAAGCGATTCGCGAGTTCAAGAAATCGACCGAGGAGATCAAGGATCGATTCGAGGAGCAGATCCGGGCCGACGATTTCAAGAGCATCCAGGCGGACATCCAGAAGGACATCCAGGACATCAAGGACGTGACGACGGATGAGGAAGGCAAAAAAATCACCTGA
- the tatC gene encoding twin-arginine translocase subunit TatC encodes MTFLEHLEDLRKRLFLSFISIFVAVLPAYAFSKEIYRFLARPLTQFLPEGQSMAFLKLTEPFMLYIKVSFITALFAVSPFIFYQIWKFVAPGLYQKEKKYVFPFVLFTSIFFLGGAAFSYYIAYPFACRFFLDMGADFKAVITVEEFFGLTVKMLVGVGLVFEMPTLIFFLARMGLVTSKWMVKNFKYAVLAVFVIAAVITPSPDMVNQTILAVPMLLLYIISIAVAFLFGRERKDRKSRKSDTAPAG; translated from the coding sequence ATGACCTTCCTCGAACATCTCGAGGATCTCCGCAAGCGGCTGTTTCTCTCTTTCATCTCGATCTTCGTCGCCGTTCTGCCGGCCTATGCCTTCAGCAAAGAAATCTACCGGTTCCTGGCCCGTCCCCTGACCCAGTTCCTGCCCGAAGGCCAATCGATGGCCTTCCTCAAGCTGACCGAGCCTTTCATGCTCTACATCAAGGTCTCGTTCATCACCGCCCTGTTCGCCGTCTCGCCGTTCATCTTCTATCAGATCTGGAAGTTCGTCGCCCCCGGCTTGTACCAGAAGGAGAAGAAATACGTCTTCCCCTTCGTTCTCTTCACCTCGATCTTCTTCCTGGGCGGGGCGGCCTTCTCTTATTACATCGCCTATCCCTTCGCCTGCCGCTTTTTCCTGGATATGGGAGCCGACTTCAAGGCCGTCATCACGGTCGAAGAATTTTTCGGCTTGACCGTCAAGATGCTGGTCGGCGTGGGCCTCGTCTTCGAGATGCCCACCCTGATCTTCTTCCTGGCCCGCATGGGCCTCGTGACCTCGAAGTGGATGGTCAAGAACTTCAAGTACGCGGTGCTGGCGGTCTTCGTCATCGCCGCCGTCATCACCCCCTCGCCCGACATGGTCAACCAGACGATCCTGGCCGTGCCCATGCTGCTGCTCTACATCATCAGCATCGCCGTCGCTTTCCTGTTCGGGCGGGAGCGCAAGGACCGCAAGTCCCGCAAGAGCGACACCGCCCCGGCCGGCTGA
- a CDS encoding AAA family ATPase: protein MIRNHRLIGLTGTNGSGKGEAAAWLRSRGYAYLSLSDVIRQELRRDGVAETRDAMIARGNALRRAFGPDVLARRVLLLATGPTVIDSIRNPSEVAVLRREEGFILLAFDAPAAVRFERVGRRGRDESALDLEAFLRKEDEERGSDPAAQQLDACIALADIRIMNDGTIEDLKRRLKEAL from the coding sequence ATGATTCGGAACCATCGCCTGATCGGCTTGACCGGAACCAACGGCTCCGGCAAGGGCGAGGCCGCCGCCTGGCTCCGCTCGCGCGGCTACGCCTACCTCTCGCTCTCCGACGTCATCCGGCAGGAGCTCCGCCGGGACGGCGTCGCCGAGACCCGCGACGCGATGATCGCCCGCGGCAACGCCCTGCGCCGCGCCTTCGGGCCCGACGTCCTGGCCCGCCGGGTCCTCCTCCTGGCGACGGGGCCGACGGTCATCGACAGCATCCGCAACCCTTCGGAAGTGGCCGTCCTGCGCCGGGAGGAAGGATTCATCCTGCTGGCCTTCGACGCACCCGCGGCCGTCCGCTTCGAGCGGGTCGGCCGGCGGGGCCGGGACGAGTCGGCGCTCGACCTCGAGGCCTTCCTCCGCAAGGAAGACGAGGAGCGGGGCTCGGACCCGGCCGCCCAGCAGCTCGACGCCTGCATCGCCCTGGCCGACATCCGGATCATGAACGACGGCACCATCGAGGATCTGAAGCGACGCCTGAAGGAGGCCTTATGA
- a CDS encoding dCMP deaminase family protein has translation MTPQRISKGEYYLGIAREVARRSTCFRRSLGALIVRDDQIVSTGYVGAPRKTKDSLEHGFCLRDKLAIPHGQRYELCRSVHAEQNAIINAARAGVSLLGGDMYIFGSEADGGAPVNAFPCYICKKMIINAGLDRVVCSTADGRFLVFRVEDWATAWREGDILDDTHQYG, from the coding sequence ATGACCCCGCAACGCATTAGCAAGGGAGAGTACTACCTGGGCATCGCCCGCGAGGTCGCCCGCCGCAGCACCTGCTTCCGCCGCTCGCTCGGCGCGCTCATCGTCCGCGACGACCAGATCGTCTCGACCGGCTATGTCGGGGCGCCGCGCAAGACCAAGGACAGCCTGGAGCACGGCTTCTGCCTGCGCGACAAGCTGGCCATCCCGCACGGCCAGCGCTACGAGCTCTGCCGCTCGGTCCACGCCGAGCAGAACGCCATCATCAACGCCGCCCGGGCGGGCGTCAGTCTCCTCGGCGGCGACATGTACATCTTCGGCAGCGAAGCCGACGGCGGAGCCCCGGTCAATGCCTTCCCCTGCTATATCTGCAAGAAGATGATCATCAACGCCGGTCTCGACCGGGTCGTCTGCTCCACGGCCGACGGCCGGTTCCTCGTCTTCCGGGTCGAAGATTGGGCCACCGCCTGGCGCGAAGGAGACATCCTCGATGACACCCACCAGTACGGATGA
- a CDS encoding DUF5658 family protein, producing the protein MKTAIAVLIIVAVMATVPAWGLQANAAARILETPLPATVRSPLVLLDLFPDPAPKPRTNDASLRPDQLLRDPGHRYLYRGPKGSAVGNTMFDVSLAAWVGLSLADYLTTTAALKYPSLAESNPVFKLFVNSPLAFAAAKIGLTAFSYWGIKRLYKQNKVLAWILSTAANFTVSFVINNNARLIKEAKGR; encoded by the coding sequence ATGAAAACCGCCATTGCCGTCCTGATTATTGTCGCCGTCATGGCTACGGTCCCGGCTTGGGGGCTTCAGGCGAACGCCGCGGCTCGAATCCTCGAAACCCCGCTCCCGGCCACCGTCCGCTCGCCGCTGGTCCTCCTCGATCTCTTCCCCGATCCTGCCCCCAAGCCCCGTACCAATGACGCGAGCCTTCGTCCCGACCAGTTATTGCGAGATCCGGGGCACCGCTATCTTTATCGCGGCCCGAAAGGCTCGGCGGTCGGCAACACCATGTTCGACGTCTCGTTGGCGGCCTGGGTCGGCCTCAGCCTGGCCGATTACCTGACGACGACCGCAGCCCTCAAATACCCTTCCCTGGCCGAAAGCAACCCGGTCTTTAAGCTGTTCGTCAACAGCCCCTTGGCCTTCGCCGCCGCGAAGATCGGGCTTACCGCCTTTTCTTATTGGGGGATCAAGCGCCTCTATAAACAAAACAAAGTTCTGGCCTGGATCCTGTCCACGGCCGCCAACTTTACGGTTTCCTTTGTCATAAACAACAACGCCCGGCTGATCAAAGAGGCCAAGGGCAGATGA
- a CDS encoding KamA family radical SAM protein yields the protein MDDWRQIQRNSLRTPGEIATAFDLDIDEVRKIGRQFKTLITPYYAGLIKTKGDPLYRQVVPDPAELAAHSGVADPLAEDHDSPVPSIVHRYPDRCLFLVSHSCAAYCRFCTRKRKVGDASKISPRNIENGLAYIRAHDEIRDVIVSGGDPFMLSDSRLEWILTQLRAIPHLEILRIGTRVPCFLPQRVTPKLAAMLRKFHPLFVNVHFNHPDELTPEANQALGLLADAGIPLGCQTVLLKGVNDDPLVMRRLMQKLLIARVRPYYIYQTDYVSGTEHLRTTVEKGLEIMEALRGWTSGLGVPYYCIDAPGGGGKIPVLPKYVQTISDEKVVMRNFEGEIFTYPQPAKPHSEPEKRAPKRERRPSISPCQVGPIVPPIG from the coding sequence ATGGACGATTGGCGTCAGATTCAACGCAACAGCTTAAGGACGCCGGGCGAGATCGCGACCGCGTTCGACCTGGACATCGATGAGGTCCGCAAGATCGGCCGCCAGTTCAAGACTCTGATCACCCCGTATTACGCGGGGCTGATCAAGACCAAGGGCGATCCCCTCTACCGTCAGGTCGTCCCCGATCCGGCCGAACTGGCCGCCCACTCGGGGGTCGCCGACCCGCTGGCCGAGGATCACGATTCGCCCGTTCCCAGCATCGTCCACCGCTATCCCGACCGCTGCCTCTTCCTGGTCTCCCACAGCTGCGCCGCGTACTGCCGGTTCTGCACCCGCAAGCGCAAGGTCGGCGACGCATCCAAAATCAGCCCCCGCAACATCGAGAACGGGCTGGCCTACATCCGGGCTCACGACGAGATCCGCGACGTCATCGTCTCGGGCGGCGACCCGTTCATGTTGAGCGATTCGCGCCTGGAATGGATCCTGACCCAATTGCGGGCCATCCCCCATCTGGAAATCCTGCGCATCGGGACCCGCGTACCCTGCTTCCTGCCGCAGAGGGTGACCCCCAAGCTTGCGGCCATGCTGCGCAAGTTCCACCCGCTCTTCGTCAATGTCCACTTCAACCACCCCGACGAGCTGACGCCCGAGGCCAACCAGGCCCTGGGCCTGCTGGCCGACGCCGGCATCCCGCTGGGCTGCCAGACCGTCCTGCTCAAGGGCGTCAACGATGATCCGCTGGTCATGCGCCGGCTGATGCAGAAGCTGCTCATCGCCCGCGTCCGGCCGTACTACATCTACCAGACCGACTACGTCAGCGGGACCGAGCACCTGCGGACGACAGTGGAGAAGGGGCTCGAGATCATGGAAGCCCTGCGCGGCTGGACCTCCGGCCTGGGCGTGCCCTACTACTGTATCGACGCGCCCGGAGGCGGCGGCAAGATCCCCGTCCTGCCCAAGTACGTCCAGACGATCAGCGACGAGAAAGTGGTCATGCGGAACTTCGAGGGCGAGATCTTCACCTATCCGCAGCCGGCCAAGCCCCACTCCGAGCCCGAGAAGCGGGCTCCCAAGCGGGAGCGACGGCCTTCGATCAGCCCTTGCCAGGTTGGGCCTATCGTCCCGCCCATCGGCTGA
- a CDS encoding ATP-grasp domain-containing protein, with translation MSAMKDKRILVGIAYNGYDPLTGRKVDRPSEESVEQTAKEVLTAVTELGYSAFIISLQKSFMNFLQRLKTLNADVVINLCEAFLGHPQLEANVAAAFELLGVSYTGNDSRTLALCLNKFKTKAVLKSSSLPTAQAVLIDAIDQKIDLPFPLIVKPNTEDASLGIHPDSVVRDEESLRKQVARILELFEEPVLVEQFIEGREFNVAVMDVDKPEALPVSEIDFTGLPEGQPPICSYEAKWHTEDILYQATPPVCPAAIDEALKTKLQEMAVKAFLACECRDYARVDFRVDKKGRPYVLEVNPNPDISLNAGYARGLAAAGIDYKTFWRNMIEKAKARKRMS, from the coding sequence ATGTCGGCCATGAAAGACAAGCGCATTCTGGTGGGCATCGCCTACAACGGCTACGACCCGCTGACGGGCCGCAAGGTCGACCGCCCCTCGGAGGAGTCCGTCGAGCAGACGGCCAAGGAAGTCCTGACGGCCGTCACCGAGCTGGGCTATTCGGCCTTCATCATCAGCCTGCAGAAGAGCTTCATGAACTTCCTGCAGCGGCTCAAGACGCTCAACGCCGACGTGGTCATCAACCTGTGCGAGGCCTTCCTCGGCCATCCCCAGCTCGAGGCCAACGTGGCGGCGGCCTTCGAGCTGCTCGGAGTGTCCTACACCGGCAACGACTCGCGCACCCTGGCCCTCTGCCTGAACAAGTTCAAGACCAAGGCCGTGCTCAAGTCGAGCAGCCTGCCGACGGCGCAGGCGGTGCTGATCGACGCGATCGACCAGAAGATCGACCTGCCCTTCCCGCTGATCGTCAAGCCCAACACCGAGGACGCCAGCCTGGGCATCCACCCCGACTCCGTGGTCCGGGACGAAGAGTCGCTGCGCAAGCAAGTGGCCCGGATCCTGGAGCTCTTCGAAGAGCCGGTGCTCGTCGAACAGTTCATCGAAGGCCGCGAATTCAATGTCGCCGTGATGGACGTCGACAAGCCGGAGGCCCTGCCCGTATCGGAGATCGATTTCACCGGCCTGCCCGAGGGCCAGCCGCCGATCTGCAGCTACGAGGCCAAGTGGCACACCGAGGACATCCTCTACCAGGCCACCCCGCCCGTCTGCCCGGCCGCCATCGACGAGGCTTTGAAGACGAAGCTCCAGGAAATGGCCGTCAAAGCCTTTCTGGCCTGCGAATGCCGGGACTACGCCCGGGTCGACTTCCGGGTCGACAAGAAGGGCCGGCCTTATGTCCTGGAGGTCAATCCCAACCCCGACATCAGCCTCAACGCGGGCTACGCCCGCGGGCTGGCCGCGGCCGGGATCGACTATAAGACTTTCTGGCGGAACATGATCGAGAAGGCCAAGGCCCGCAAGAGGATGTCATGA
- a CDS encoding D-alanine--D-alanine ligase produces MKIALLFSSKAGMAATVNRRPDDSVCEDDEPPLDHLAECDSDETIQAVVSALRARHDVAMIEADEEAYLRLRELRPDMVFNIAERLYGPNREAHIPVVCEILGLPYTGSDPLTLSLCLDKSRAKEILSYYGIPNARFWTIEPGQAVPSDIALPAIVKPLFEGSSKGIKDRNVVRTRAELEALAAEVTGIYKQPVIVEQFLTGREFTVGVLGTYPRAEILPIVEIDYRDLPAGANPIYSYEAKWIWDTPDKPLDIFSCPADIPAALKARIEEVITATCRILRIKDWCRIDVRLDEAGVPNIIEVNPLPGILPNPEENSCLPKAARTAGYAYNDLILRVVEEAKARYGMC; encoded by the coding sequence ATGAAGATTGCGCTGCTCTTCAGCTCGAAAGCAGGTATGGCCGCCACGGTGAACCGTCGTCCCGACGACTCCGTCTGCGAAGACGACGAACCTCCACTCGACCATCTAGCCGAGTGCGATTCCGACGAAACCATCCAAGCCGTGGTTTCCGCCTTGCGCGCGCGGCACGACGTCGCCATGATTGAGGCCGACGAGGAGGCCTATCTCCGGCTGCGCGAGCTGCGCCCGGATATGGTCTTCAACATCGCCGAGCGGCTCTACGGCCCCAACCGCGAAGCCCACATCCCGGTCGTCTGCGAGATTCTGGGCTTGCCCTACACGGGGTCCGATCCGCTGACGCTCAGCCTGTGCCTGGACAAGTCGCGAGCTAAAGAGATTCTCTCCTACTACGGCATCCCCAACGCCCGCTTCTGGACGATCGAGCCGGGGCAGGCCGTCCCCTCGGACATCGCGCTGCCGGCCATCGTCAAGCCGCTCTTCGAAGGTTCGAGCAAGGGCATCAAGGACCGCAACGTCGTCCGGACCCGGGCCGAGCTCGAGGCCCTTGCGGCCGAAGTGACCGGCATCTATAAGCAGCCGGTCATCGTCGAACAGTTCCTGACCGGGCGCGAGTTCACCGTCGGCGTTTTGGGAACCTATCCGCGCGCCGAAATCCTGCCGATCGTGGAGATCGATTACCGCGACCTGCCGGCCGGGGCCAATCCGATCTATTCCTACGAAGCCAAGTGGATCTGGGACACGCCCGACAAGCCGCTGGACATCTTCAGCTGCCCGGCCGATATTCCCGCCGCCCTCAAGGCCCGCATCGAAGAAGTGATCACCGCGACCTGCCGCATCCTGCGGATCAAGGACTGGTGCCGGATCGACGTCCGCCTCGACGAGGCCGGCGTGCCGAACATCATCGAGGTCAACCCCCTGCCCGGCATCCTGCCCAACCCCGAAGAGAACTCCTGCCTGCCCAAGGCGGCCCGGACCGCCGGCTATGCCTACAATGACCTGATCCTCCGCGTCGTCGAAGAAGCCAAGGCCCGCTACGGGATGTGCTGA
- the queC gene encoding 7-cyano-7-deazaguanine synthase QueC, which produces MIETAVLLSGGLDSTTALAWALAKRRSVHALTFDYGQRHRVEIKMARQTARRSGVPLTALKVDLARIGGSALTDSAIPIPSVKRFAHSASGPPSTYVPFRNGIFLALAAAWAEKNGAHEIVTGFNIIDSPDYPDTRPAFVRAMERAVNLGTKAAFGGPRIRITAPFIHKTKAEIVRIGLGLGADYSRSVSCYRGGEAPCGTCSACRLRARAFREAGLEDPLIVRLRGSRGGIR; this is translated from the coding sequence ATGATCGAAACAGCGGTGCTGCTCTCCGGCGGGCTCGACTCCACGACGGCTTTGGCCTGGGCCTTGGCCAAGCGGCGCTCGGTGCACGCCTTGACCTTCGATTACGGCCAGCGGCATCGGGTCGAGATCAAGATGGCCCGCCAGACCGCTCGCCGGTCGGGTGTCCCGCTGACGGCCCTCAAGGTCGACTTGGCCCGGATCGGCGGCTCGGCCCTTACCGACTCCGCCATTCCCATCCCGTCCGTGAAGCGATTCGCCCATTCGGCCTCCGGTCCCCCGTCGACCTATGTCCCGTTCAGAAACGGGATCTTCCTAGCCCTCGCCGCGGCCTGGGCCGAAAAAAACGGAGCGCATGAGATCGTGACCGGGTTCAACATCATCGACTCGCCCGACTATCCCGACACCCGGCCGGCTTTCGTCCGGGCCATGGAACGCGCCGTCAACCTCGGCACCAAGGCCGCTTTCGGAGGCCCGCGGATCCGGATCACAGCCCCGTTCATCCATAAGACCAAGGCCGAGATCGTCCGGATCGGGCTCGGCCTGGGGGCCGACTATTCGCGCTCGGTGTCGTGCTACCGCGGCGGCGAGGCCCCGTGCGGGACGTGCTCGGCCTGCCGGCTGCGGGCCCGGGCTTTCCGCGAGGCGGGGTTGGAAGACCCGCTGATCGTCAGGCTGCGGGGCAGCCGGGGAGGGATTCGATGA
- a CDS encoding 6-carboxytetrahydropterin synthase produces the protein MSWILNVRDRFSAAHYLREYHGKCEKIHGHTFQVEVRIEAAELDATGLGIDFVLIKEKLAAVLPDHKLLNEVYDFNPSAENLARRFFQDLKPFFAVKAVTVWESEDASATYTEDR, from the coding sequence ATGAGCTGGATTCTCAACGTCCGCGACCGCTTCTCGGCCGCCCATTACCTTCGCGAATACCACGGCAAGTGCGAGAAAATCCACGGCCACACCTTTCAGGTCGAGGTCCGGATCGAAGCCGCCGAGCTCGACGCCACGGGGCTGGGCATCGACTTCGTCCTGATCAAGGAGAAGCTGGCCGCGGTCCTGCCGGACCACAAGCTTCTCAACGAGGTCTACGACTTCAACCCATCGGCCGAGAACCTGGCCCGGCGGTTCTTCCAGGACCTCAAGCCCTTCTTCGCCGTCAAGGCGGTGACCGTCTGGGAGTCCGAGGATGCCTCGGCCACTTACACTGAAGATCGCTGA
- a CDS encoding 7-carboxy-7-deazaguanine synthase QueE codes for MPRPLTLKIAEIFASLQGEGARQGEPTIFVRLAGCNLRCSFCDTRWAWAGGRSASIEAVAAEVLRLRGRSGASWVCLTGGEPLRQDVGPLIRRLKAEGVQIQVETNGRIDRRVKVDWLTVSPKPPGYAVRPFYLKKASEVKLVVSDELTEAAVRRVRTAFPAAVPLRLQLESNTRRSLVKTLGLLEQAAKAGLPNIRLGVQLHKILRLP; via the coding sequence ATGCCTCGGCCACTTACACTGAAGATCGCTGAGATCTTCGCCTCCCTCCAGGGCGAGGGCGCCCGTCAGGGTGAGCCGACGATCTTCGTGCGGCTGGCCGGGTGCAACCTGCGCTGCTCCTTTTGCGATACCCGCTGGGCCTGGGCCGGCGGGAGAAGCGCCTCGATCGAAGCCGTTGCGGCCGAGGTCCTGCGGCTCCGCGGCCGGTCCGGCGCTTCGTGGGTCTGCCTCACGGGCGGCGAGCCCCTGCGGCAGGATGTCGGACCGCTCATCCGCAGGTTGAAAGCCGAGGGCGTTCAAATCCAAGTCGAAACCAACGGGCGGATCGATCGCCGGGTCAAGGTCGATTGGCTGACGGTCTCGCCCAAGCCGCCGGGATATGCCGTCCGTCCCTTCTATTTGAAGAAAGCTTCCGAAGTGAAGCTCGTCGTCTCGGACGAATTGACCGAAGCAGCCGTGCGGCGGGTCCGGACCGCGTTCCCAGCCGCCGTCCCGCTCCGGCTCCAGCTCGAATCCAACACCCGCCGCAGCTTGGTCAAGACACTTGGATTATTGGAGCAGGCGGCCAAAGCCGGCCTGCCCAACATCCGGCTGGGCGTCCAGCTCCACAAAATACTGCGCCTGCCCTAA
- a CDS encoding glycosyltransferase family 39 protein: MSEPAAGRRQKLPWPVAAGAVFAFLFCAAYNILIFDRVPHIHDETVYLFQARIFLGGGVTAPLPPVPEAFDFPHVVNVGRWYTIYPPGFPFLLALGLLVGAPWLVNPILAAFAVLLFYWLGTEIYDRRTGVLASILGALSIWLLLMSSTMMSHTASMVFNAVFLLFFFRSLRAPTFRNGLAAGASLGLAFLIRPYNAAVFALPFLIVLAVRTLARLKLRWKNALALALAGILALGIFLAYNAATTGDPLKPGYIARYGQAYSVIFGRAATLDYDFTPLVAAIQIGENMAAINKDLFGWPLTSLWLLPFALWAFRRRKEERGRDLLLLAGFLSMVVGFFFFWGAFVVLGARMFFDALPLLVLLSAKGLRRAPELLAARTRRFGEDRWRKALAVVLAVFSLYAFAFRFPRWVAPSWTEWFYERYDQNMCGSSAWIHNALAPLGLRNAVVVMKLLYAPLTGFPTGWWGSGFLYDTPRLDGDVLFANDRGDATTLGLMQAYPGRAFYAYVGTLEKGLLVPLSQEVGAVRRGRPIVPPVRPRRSVELLAEPESLFKMYGPGFRAFVEDVLRGDGWVATDVESLRTEGLRLLEARNFRKAAYSLEAALQLEKNPKVRWPMLVSLGQCYMKTGQTAEAKRIMAKFEESDFKGRRLFFILPDRGF; encoded by the coding sequence ATGAGCGAACCTGCCGCCGGCCGCCGCCAAAAGTTGCCGTGGCCCGTCGCGGCCGGCGCCGTTTTCGCCTTCCTTTTCTGCGCCGCCTACAACATCCTGATCTTCGACCGCGTCCCGCACATCCACGACGAGACCGTTTATCTCTTCCAGGCCCGGATCTTCCTGGGCGGCGGCGTCACGGCGCCTTTGCCCCCCGTTCCCGAGGCCTTCGACTTTCCGCATGTCGTCAATGTCGGCCGCTGGTACACGATCTACCCGCCCGGCTTCCCTTTCCTGCTGGCGCTGGGCCTGTTGGTCGGAGCGCCGTGGCTCGTCAATCCCATCCTGGCCGCTTTCGCCGTCCTGTTGTTCTATTGGCTGGGGACCGAGATCTACGACCGCCGGACGGGTGTTCTCGCCTCTATTCTCGGTGCGCTGTCCATCTGGCTCCTGTTGATGTCTTCGACCATGATGTCGCATACCGCCAGCATGGTCTTCAACGCCGTCTTCCTGCTTTTCTTCTTCCGCTCGCTGCGGGCCCCGACTTTCCGGAACGGTCTGGCGGCGGGGGCGAGCCTGGGCTTAGCTTTCCTCATCCGGCCTTACAACGCCGCCGTCTTCGCCCTGCCCTTCCTGATTGTCCTAGCCGTGCGAACCCTGGCCCGCCTCAAGCTCCGCTGGAAAAACGCCCTGGCCCTGGCCTTGGCCGGAATCCTCGCGCTGGGCATCTTTCTCGCTTACAACGCCGCTACGACCGGCGATCCGCTGAAGCCGGGATACATCGCCCGCTATGGGCAGGCGTATTCGGTGATCTTCGGCCGGGCGGCCACCCTCGATTATGATTTCACCCCCCTCGTCGCCGCCATCCAGATCGGCGAGAACATGGCGGCCATCAACAAGGATTTATTCGGCTGGCCGCTGACCTCGCTTTGGCTCCTGCCGTTCGCGCTGTGGGCGTTCCGGCGCAGGAAGGAGGAGCGCGGGCGGGACTTGCTTCTCTTGGCCGGGTTCCTATCCATGGTCGTCGGCTTTTTCTTTTTCTGGGGGGCCTTCGTCGTCCTCGGCGCCCGGATGTTCTTCGACGCCCTGCCCTTGCTTGTCCTTCTCAGCGCCAAGGGTTTGCGCCGGGCTCCGGAGCTGCTCGCCGCCCGAACGCGCCGCTTCGGCGAAGACCGGTGGAGGAAAGCGCTCGCCGTCGTCCTGGCCGTCTTCTCCCTCTACGCCTTCGCCTTCCGCTTCCCGCGCTGGGTCGCCCCGTCCTGGACCGAGTGGTTCTACGAGCGCTACGACCAGAACATGTGCGGCTCTTCGGCCTGGATTCACAACGCCCTGGCTCCGCTCGGCCTGCGCAACGCCGTCGTCGTCATGAAGCTTCTCTATGCCCCGTTGACCGGATTCCCCACCGGGTGGTGGGGCTCGGGATTCCTCTACGACACGCCGCGCTTGGATGGCGACGTCCTCTTCGCCAACGACCGCGGTGACGCGACGACGCTTGGGTTGATGCAGGCCTACCCCGGGCGAGCCTTCTATGCCTATGTCGGGACTTTGGAGAAGGGGCTGCTTGTGCCGCTGAGCCAGGAGGTGGGGGCGGTGCGCCGGGGCCGGCCGATCGTTCCGCCGGTTCGGCCGCGCCGCTCGGTCGAGCTTTTAGCCGAGCCCGAGTCCCTATTTAAGATGTATGGGCCTGGGTTCCGCGCCTTTGTCGAGGACGTGCTGCGCGGCGACGGCTGGGTTGCGACGGACGTCGAGAGCCTGCGGACAGAGGGGCTGCGGCTTCTCGAGGCGCGGAACTTCCGCAAGGCCGCTTATTCGCTCGAGGCCGCCCTGCAGCTCGAAAAAAATCCCAAGGTCCGCTGGCCGATGCTCGTCTCGCTCGGCCAGTGCTACATGAAGACGGGCCAGACGGCCGAAGCTAAAAGAATCATGGCCAAGTTCGAGGAATCCGACTTCAAGGGCCGGCGGCTGTTTTTCATCCTGCCCGACCGAGGATTTTAG
- a CDS encoding DMT family transporter: MAFKDGGRFGLSDLLMVFAVIFWGANFSFIKIALREMTPDGFNGWRLLLTAVLLLAVLAASGEGFRVRRRDLAGLAALGIAGNAIYQAIFIHGMHGTTASISSLILSTSPIFVALISAVFRIERIPPISWAGILLSFAGLYLVIALQDGGLRLSPAGLAGDGLILLGTVIWASCTVFAKPFLSRMSPLKFSALTVAIGALAYMPMTLPDMVAVDFAGVSWKAWGSLVFSAVFALVLGYIVWYYSVRRIGNARTAVYNNVTPLFTAIFAALLLGERLRPIQAAGAAVVLVGVWLTRSGRRTSVAPEA, from the coding sequence ATGGCTTTCAAGGACGGCGGACGATTCGGCCTCAGCGACCTGCTGATGGTCTTTGCCGTCATCTTCTGGGGGGCCAACTTCTCCTTCATCAAGATCGCCCTGCGCGAGATGACGCCCGACGGATTCAACGGCTGGCGTCTTCTGCTGACGGCGGTTCTTCTGCTCGCCGTCCTAGCTGCATCGGGGGAGGGCTTCCGCGTCCGGCGGCGGGACCTCGCGGGCCTGGCGGCGCTTGGGATCGCCGGCAATGCGATCTATCAGGCCATCTTCATCCACGGCATGCACGGCACGACGGCCTCGATTTCTTCGTTGATTCTCTCGACCTCGCCCATATTCGTGGCCCTCATCAGCGCGGTGTTCCGCATCGAGCGCATCCCGCCGATTTCCTGGGCGGGCATTCTGCTCTCCTTCGCCGGGCTGTATCTGGTCATCGCTCTCCAGGACGGCGGGCTTCGACTATCGCCCGCGGGCCTCGCCGGTGACGGCCTGATCCTCTTGGGGACGGTGATCTGGGCGTCCTGCACCGTCTTTGCCAAGCCTTTCTTGAGTCGGATGTCGCCGCTGAAGTTTTCGGCCTTGACGGTTGCGATCGGGGCGCTGGCCTATATGCCCATGACCCTGCCGGACATGGTGGCGGTCGATTTTGCCGGCGTCTCCTGGAAGGCCTGGGGCTCGCTTGTCTTCTCCGCCGTCTTCGCCCTCGTCCTCGGCTACATCGTCTGGTACTACTCGGTTCGGCGGATCGGGAACGCCCGGACCGCCGTCTACAACAACGTCACGCCTCTCTTCACGGCGATCTTTGCCGCCTTGCTCCTGGGCGAACGGTTGCGGCCGATCCAGGCCGCCGGCGCGGCCGTCGTCCTGGTCGGCGTCTGGTTGACCCGCTCGGGGCGCAGAACATCCGTCGCCCCGGAAGCCTAA